TTGTTGATGGTAGTAGCAGGAATATTGTTAAGGCCGGCATATTTTGCCACCTGTGTAGCGGGTGCCTGCCCCAAGTTTGCAGATAAAACATTTCCAAAATAAATTTCCTGAATATCGCTAGGAGCAACACCTGCTCTGTTTACGGCTTCTTGAGTTGCAATACCACCTAATTGGGTGGCTGTCAGGTTAGAGAGTTTACCGCCGAAACCTCCTATGGGTGTTCTAACAGCAGAAACAATGTATACTTCATTTAACATGGCACACAGAAATTGGTTATGTGCCCAATATAGCTAAAATCTTAGTTCTCTGATATTTTTTAGTCTTTTTTCTCTTCGTCTTTCTGGGAAGATTTTCTGTTGTTCTTTTTACGGGCACGCAATGCCTCATGTAACAAAAATTCTATTTGCCCATTGGTACTCCTGAACTCATCTGCTGCCCATGCTTCTATCTCCTTAAGCATTTCCGGATTGATACGTAAGGCAAATGCTTTTTTTTCTCCCATTAGCTTGTACTTTCTGTTAAATCAACCAAAGGAATAGCATATGTTTCCCTCAGTTTAGTTAAATAATTCTTCAGTTCATTTGGTTTCTGAGTGCCAAAAAGTATTCTTTTGCCGTTCTTCAACACCAGCTGAAGACCAACGTTTCCCTGTGTGCTATAGGCCATCCCCGCTTTTCCCCAGCTTATGCCCCATCCTTTATACTCCCAAAGGGGGTGGTACTTCCTTAAACGCGCTTCCTCAATATCTTTCCATTCAATTGTGTGACTCCTTACATGGAATGGCTTGAAGCGATACCGAATTGCAACACTGTTAACTTCCGTGTCCAGCCGGCAAAGATAGATCATGCCCAAAACGATAACTGTTAGCGAAGCATAGGGAATGATCGTCAGAAAGTTGCGGCCTTCGTAATAATTAAAAGCTATTACCAGACCAATGAAAAGGATTGCCACAGATAAGGTTCCTTGCCTTTTCATGGTTTGTGTTTCATAATAGTTCATCCCTTTAGTTATATAAGGTGCCTGCGTTTACTACTGGAGCTACGCTTTTTTCTCCGCATAACACTACAAGTAAATTGCTCACCATAGCAGCTTTACGCTCTTCATCCAATTGTACGATCTCTTTTTCCGAAAGCTTCTCCAAAGCCATTTCTACCATGCCTACCGCACCCTCAACAATCTTTTTCCTAGCAGCTACTACAGCGGTAGCCTGTTGCCTTTGAAGCATCGCACTGGCTATTTCAGGAGCATAAGCCAAATGGGTAATACGTGCTTCGATCACGTCAATTCCAGCACGCTCTAGACGTTCGTTTAGTTCTTTTTCCAGCATTTGGCTTACTTGTTCCGCACCGTCTTTCAGTGTGATACTGGATTCTTCATCTTCAAAGTCATCGTATGCAAATAAATTAGCGAGATGCCTAACAGCTGCTTCGCTTTGTACCTGTACATATTGCATGTAGTCGTCTACGGCGAAGAGTGCTTTGGCGGTATCTTTTACTACCCAAACCGTTACCGCCGCAATTTCTATCGGATTTCCCAGCTTATCATTTACTTTCATTTTATGTCCATTCAGATTGCGTGCTTTTAACGAAACCTTATGTTTGATGGCAAAAGGGTTTACCCAAAAGAAACCATCTTTTTTTACCGTGCCTATATATTCTCCAAACAGAATCAGCACTTTTGAATCATTAGGATTGACGATGGTCAGCCCTTTAATGATTAACAGCGTTACG
This Olivibacter sp. SDN3 DNA region includes the following protein-coding sequences:
- a CDS encoding SPFH domain-containing protein gives rise to the protein MKQEKSTTAFSGYLAISLLILAVAGAIIGGVLANKTLLIISIIVTLLIIKGLTIVNPNDSKVLILFGEYIGTVKKDGFFWVNPFAIKHKVSLKARNLNGHKMKVNDKLGNPIEIAAVTVWVVKDTAKALFAVDDYMQYVQVQSEAAVRHLANLFAYDDFEDEESSITLKDGAEQVSQMLEKELNERLERAGIDVIEARITHLAYAPEIASAMLQRQQATAVVAARKKIVEGAVGMVEMALEKLSEKEIVQLDEERKAAMVSNLLVVLCGEKSVAPVVNAGTLYN
- a CDS encoding Arc family DNA binding domain-containing protein codes for the protein MGEKKAFALRINPEMLKEIEAWAADEFRSTNGQIEFLLHEALRARKKNNRKSSQKDEEKKD